The Osmia bicornis bicornis chromosome 16, iOsmBic2.1, whole genome shotgun sequence genome includes the window GTTCACATTAACATCTTTGTTGGAGATTGAATAGAAATCCTGCATCCAGTTGTTCTTCACTAACTCTATCAGTTCTACCAATGTGGATGTTATGTTAACGTCAACAGAATCTTGAGAGTCAACAGACATCTGCAATCTTTTGGAATTGAGGGAATTAGTTAGGGTCTGTTCCCAATGGACAGTGGCCTTCCATGGTTCCACAAAAGGTTCCCAGCCACTGAGGACTCTGTTATAATAATCAATGCTGAACGTGGTGGATACTAGACCAGGTCCCATGCATGCTTGCTTCAAGTTTAGATCCAGCAACGAGATCTCTAACAATGGTACATCAGCATCTCTACAGTCATCGATGATGCATATTCTTGCACAAGGCGTTTGCAGTTCAACAGTATGAAAGACAGATTCGTTGTTGGTGTTAACGTTAGAGTCAGGTACAGCGTTTTGGGTCAGCCATAAGGCTGCCTCGTCCAGCTGGCCATTACAGAGATCCAAGGCTGCTCTGcaatcagcatcgttgaaccCCAATGCTGTTAACTTTTGCACCTGCATTTCAGCAGAGGTCAACGCTTCGCTGGATCGTTGCTTGGCCAGCAGTGTCTGTTTCGGCAGAGATTTGAGCATCCTGGAGAACATGGTCACGTCGTGGTAGCTCAATCTCACGCAGAGTGGTTGCAGCTGGATCTCGAGGCATTTATCCTGCGTCAAATCTAAACTGGCACCTACGGGGTCGATGATGGACAGGGCGGTCTCATCTTCCAGTCCCAGAATGCAAGAGAATAGCTCGCAATGAGACAGATTACAGGACAACGGTTTCTCTCCTTCTTGAGGAGCTGATCTGTACGAAAGTACAGCGGTGCTCTTCAGGATGACGGCGTTGGTGTCGCGCACCGAAGTGTCCTCCACGATCACCAACTCGGAATCAGTGATGTTGATTTTTAATTCAAGGGGTATCGCCGTCGAGGCGTTGTTCTCGTTCTCCTGGTTACTCTCTGTCGCTGTTTGAGCAATTCCAATAATAGGCCTGGGCTCGAGGGAATTCAACATCAGGAAGTCCCTGACCGCCTCCCACCAGTCAAGAATAGCAGTCAGTCGCATGCTATGCACGAGAATAGTGGTCGCTGCGTTTGTCTTGCGCCTCCTATGGTGCACCTCAGCCTGGACACGATTTTCGTTATTGGAATTCCTTAGGGGCTGCAAGATACTAGTGAAAACGTTGGACTGTTTATTAACCGGTTCATCCTGGAACCTTGTGTCTATGATTAAGATCTCCTGGGACACCAGGTCAATGTCTTGCGAGCCATCGCTCAGGGAGTCCAACGTCAACCtggatttaataaaattaacacaagCCAAAGCTGCTATATTGTGATTTGGGTGTAGCTTCACTGTCACGTTCACTAATTCCAGAGTTATACAGGATTTCTTCCAGATCTTTCCTCTGTTGTCCACGCTGACTATCGAATATTCAGCAGTCTGATCAAGATCCTGCATAAACTGACGTAGATCGTCCAAGTTTTCCCCAATATTGTAAGATAGGAGTCCACGAATCAACATGTACTGAGCTGGATCCAAAGCACAGTCCATGGTTGAGAGCGTCCCATGTATGCTCAAGTCTGGAATTTCTCTGCTTAGGTAAGTGTCCAAGTTTCTTTCGGTACGTAACTTCAAGTGGCACATCTCAGTAAGCAAAGAGGATCCAAGTTTTTTAATGTGGAAACCACCGACCACCAAGGTGTCCATTTTATCATCCTGATCGTCACAGTTCACTCTTTTGGCCGCATAAACGTCCATGTTGACTAGCTCGAGGAACATCACGTCTAGCATGCATTTATCAACCACTTCTGATTCTGCAAACTTATTGTGAGCAGTGAGCTCACCTAGATCTAACAATATCAACTCATCGGACCTGGAACTAACTGGCAACAATATCACAGGAGCACCTGCTTGGAGCTGTAACGATAATCTCATGCTTCTTTTATTGGTATCGATAACAGCACCAACTCCAGCTCTTAGATTTGCCATGATGGTCCACAGTTGAGAGAAGTGACCAAAGAATGCCTGTAGTTCAGCTACGAATCTCTGAGTGTGCACATAGTGAACTGCAGACATTTCCAATTTCAATTGGGCATCATAAGGTCGTTTCTCTGTGTCTACGTAACTAGAATACTGAAAATTCAGAGCTTTCCTGCCTGACGAGAGGAACCTCTCTCTGTAAAACCTGCCATGTGGTGTCAGATCTAACAGGGACATGGATCCCAAGGATCCTGATATCTTTGCCTTTCCATTTGCCTTCAGAATGTGCATACTTGCGTTTGACACGTTCGCTTTGGCGATCTCCCTCTCAGACTGTATCAGAACCAACGTCAAAGACCTAACTTCTATCTCAGTCTCTGACCTCAGAGGTAAATTATCCACTTTGTCCAACTGATCTACGTCTATGGACGTCTGATGCATAGTGACTTTAGGATTCACTCTAGACGGTCCAGCAAATCCAAAGAAGTCGAACACCACCATCCAGGACTCGACACTGATCACCAAGTCCAAACAGTTGAAGTCTACAGTTACTATCTTTTGATGAAACTGATCCTTTGTTTGCTGATCACGGTCTGGTTCGATGATGCTGATACTCAATAGGACCAGATTCTCTTCGCTGGTCGACGCACCTGGCGACGGAGGTGGTGTGTTTGGTGTATGTATCAACGACACAGGTTTCCTACGCCAGTGAGCAGGAATGGTGCCATACAACGTGTCCGTCTCCAACCTATCCGGCAAGCTCCCCCTCCCAAATTCACTCCTGACCTGTTGAACGAACGCAAAGTTGGGACAGGACTTGGAGACACCAGCGGGAAGCTTGGCACGTGTCGGTGCCGATGACTGCATCATGCAACGATGTCGCGAACCTATAGGGCACAGCAAGTCCTCCATGAGGAGTGAACGCAGGGCAACTTGAATGGTAGATTCGTTCCTCTGCAGCTTCTCATACTTTGCCACGAAATCCCGCATCGATAATTCAACCAGTGGTTGCTCCTGAGGACCTTGCTTCAACTCCATGCTCAAAGTGGGCAACTCGAACAGAACCTTGATGGAAAGGTCCAGCTTGTCCGAATAGTTGTTCGGTACTTTGTTCGTTGTCTGCAGTTTCTGAACAACCGGCACAGATACTGGCATAGAGAACAGCCTGTTTATCGTGTCCAACAGTTGCTCGTACTGTCCTCGAGACAAAGATACTTTCAGAGGTGTCATCACCACTCCGTGCACCTGGACGATGGGGTTGTTGGAGAACTCACCGTCGAAGAAGAAGCTGGGACTTTGTGCCAGAGTGGTTTCCTTCTCGACCACTACTTTCAAGACAGTATCGTGCAAGATCGGTTTACCTGACTCCTTACAGCTGTACATTTGCTCCGCCCTCAAAGGGAGATTGCTAGTCGCTTTTCCAATATTCGCAGATATCTCTAAAGAGTACAGATTCATGTCCCGGACTTCCAGAGTCACTTTGTGCTTAGCCATAGAGCCAGGATGAGGTTCGTGTTGCAAAGACATGGTACCAAGGTGCGCAACGAACACCTGTCTGCTGTGGGACGACCTTGGTATCACCAGCACAGGACTGTCCAGAAGAACGTCCAACTTCAGAGACAGAGTCCCTGAATTGTCCAGGTCTACGGAGAGACTCGGCAGACGTCTGCGAGGTGGTATCGACCAGTCCTCTGCGTTGACAAGACCAATGGCCATGTCTGTGGCTGCTGCGCTGATCTGGCGTGCAAGGTTGCTCAGATACTGTTTAAACTCGTCGGCGCATGAACGCAATTCTGAAAGCAGGTGTGGGGCGTGGGTGTACCATACGCTGCCAATGCGCATTGCTAAGTCTATCAAAGTTCCATCCTGCTGTGGGAAACCAAGTTTGGTACACTTGTTGGCTGAGAACCTTAAGGCTTCCGGCTGGTCCGTCAGACTGGTGAAGTGTTCCAACGGATGCTGAGGTGGGTCGGCTATGGGGTCTCTTCCAACGCTGATTATACGCTGATGCATCTTACCAGTCGACGTTTGATCCAGCACCTGAAGACCTCCGAGCGATCCAGAGATGGATGCGTTCACTCCCAGTGTCGCTCGGATCCGGGCATCGCACATGGTGGCTGTAGCTATCTTTTGCCCTACCAAATGATTATCCTGCATCACTGCCCGCAATAGTAGAACGTTCAGTCTATGGAAATCAAAGGTGATCTCTGTCGTGGTGGACACTTTCGGTTCTGTGCTCTGATTCGAAAGGGACTCCTGTCTTTCTATGATGCCTGGCCTCAATTTTCTGGACGGGAATATCCTTCTGAAGAAACCCATCAGTTCTACTATCGTTTCCTGATTGGCGATTATGTCCAGATTGTTGAACTGAATGTTGGCGACTCTAAGAATCTCCAAAGCGTTGTACACCAACATTAATTCGACCACGATCAGAGCCTCGGAGTCCATCTTTTCTAAATCGATCAAAGAATTATTTCTAGGGGACTGTGGGTTCTTCGCCTTGTACGCTAGATTCGAGAGGGCGTTTGTCAGAGCTATTGGGGAAGTCAATCTTCTTGGCACTGTAGGGTCTGGGGATCCTGGAGAGACCGGTGAGACAGGTGACGTTGGCTCCGAGTCTCTCAGACTACCCGAGATACTATCCATCCCTACGTGTTTGTGACTTGCTACCAGCAACTCGAAATCAGGACCGAATTCTTGAAGAGCGTCCACGAGTAGCAAGCCATGGACCGACAGGGAAACACTGATGTCTGCTGTCCTTTTGCTGAAAGCAGCTCGTACTCCAGACACCTGTAATTCTGCTACACTGCGACCTCTTGATTGCAATTCGAATGTCATTTGATCAATCATAAATTGAACCATCAATGCATGACTCAAAGACTTGTCCAAGTTCTCTTCTTTCTTAGGACTCTCTGGTTCAACGTTTATCACATCAGCCTGTTGGATCCCAGTGGATTTGGAGAAGCTTGTGAGCAAACTGTACATCAGTCGAATTGCCTCCACTTTCTGTTCGTTAACGTGCACCACCAATCTTGGAAGATTCCCAGATACCGTGACTGATGGCAAGTTAGGATCCGACGAAACGAACACCCGTCTCTCGATCTTCAGTGATATGTTGAAACGTTCTAAAACGTGCAAGCTGGACATACCTCTGGTACGTATGTGTTTCCAATTGTCGTTTACCTTTCCAACTAAAATCTGCAGATCTACCAAGTCGATGGAGTAATGATCGTATAATTTCTGATGCAACGCTGTCTCGGATATCGTCTGGAAGTCTTGAATGGAACCGTTCTCTTGGCTCCCAGGCGGAGTCGAGCAGGGTGTCTCGAATCTTTCGTCCTCGTCGTCGCTGTTCGTTCCTGAGCCAGGTTTTATGATCACTTCGTCGTTCTGTACGTTGTTCGATAGATGAAGCTTTCCAAAATCGACCACCACCACAGCGGCATTTGTATCCACGAAATTTTCCACCAGTAATATTTGTGGCGCTGATATGTTGAACTGCAAGTCCCACGAGGAACGATACACGATGTCAGCATCCAAGATCTGTTCCCAATTCTTGATAAGCTGCCTTCGAGTTCTACGTTTCATCGCTTGGAGCTTCTGGTTCGACGACGACCTGTGCGGTTTGCACATGAAATCTATCAGCCAATGTATCACAGCAGGGTTGTACACCACGTCCAACGACCTCGAGTTCACGTGCAACGAGTGATCGGCGGTTAAATGCAACGGTCTCTTTTCGTAAGTCATCTCGAACAGGTGTTGGGGCAATTGATTCGTTAATTTTTCTGTGGAACTACGAATTCTGGAGGTAGCAGGAAATATGGATTGCGGCTGCACCAGAATGGGGAAGGTAGAATTCTCAGTGAGATAATCGTGGAGATACAAGGCTCCTAGGCTGATGGAAAACTTGTGGGATCCAGACCTGGGTCTCGATTCGTAACTTAAGTTCACTCTTTCGAATTGCAGCTCTATCACAGCTTTCTCGTTATCGTTCTTCGTTGTGCAGAGAGAAACAGCCCCTTTCGATaaagtgaaattaaattgtCCAAAGACTGTGTCGCGACGTAACAAAGTATCATCGTCCATGGTGTCCGCTAAGACGTCCAAAAGCTCCCCATCAAACGTGGACGATGAACTCTGAGTATTTATGTTCGGTGCCTTAGAGTACCATCCCCACCACTGCGGAAACCACTGTTCAAGCATTCCACGTGGCTGTGGTACGTTCACGTCTGAATTTTGTACAGGTTTCGGTGGCCTAACTCTGCGCATCGCTATTTCTCTGAGCACCCTGAGCTCGTCGAAACTCCGCTCCTGTTCTACCTTCTCTTTTAACTGCTTCGTGTCTGAAGGTAAAATACTGGTAGGTGTCCCTGTAAATCAATATTCGTTTAAATCACAAGGAACGTAcagtttttataatttcttgaTAAAATACCTAGCAATTTAGTGTAACTCTCCACGTATAAGATGTTCTCTTTGCCCCTTCGCAGTATGTCCTCCCAGGAGGGTTTAGGTTTCAAAGTATCTTTACCAAGATGACAACGTGCTGCGTATTTCCACCATTCTTTAGGTGCCGAGGAGACACTGACCGTTGGCCTGCAACGCCTCTGTTGCTTACGTCGGTCTATATCCTTCAGGCCTTTTATACATTTTACTATTTGTTCGTATTGTACCTAACAAAAAAGTTATTCACATTatcgttttcttttatattaatattatatttttgcttCATCCCCAAATGGGGATTTGAATATATATGATTTTTTTACCACTTGCAATaggattatattaaataaaatgttaaataaaaatttggcaGTTAATGGGTTAATAAATCGCATGGAGGTACGCAACTTACGTCTGTTAGACACAACGGGACATCGTCTAACAAAAGGTCTACTATAAATCTTGGTTTACTGGTTGATCTCAATGGTCGTTCAGATCTATCTCTTTTAATATGCGCCCTTGCATTGACCGGTGATAAAACATATTTCTTTACTATGTTTCTTGGTTCACTCATAGCGATCTGAAAAGGAAAAGTATGCCATTCAtcaaattattcattaatttattaccacactttaattaaatagtaaaagtaatatatacagCTAAATCACCAAGATTGAGAGAACCGAAAAACTCGTCTGTCTTCAGGTGATTCCAGTAAATGGAAAGCTTATCAAGTTCCATAAGCTTAAAAGAGGCGTCTGTGAGATTCCATGAAGTAGAGCCTGGTATCCAACTAGCATCGCAACTTTGAGCAGTTAAAGCTCCTATAGTTATACCCAGTGCTATGCCTATCATTGTTTTCAAATGTATCATTAATCAAACAGATCTTCagcttttatttctatataaataataaaatttctttaccATCCGATAATGTTATACCGTCTTCATATCTTATATGAACATCCTTAATGTTAAGCTGTAAATTTTCGATGATATTTGTGACTAAGGAGGTGCCATAATTTACCCAAGAACTATAACTTGTAGCATAGTAACCAGGATCATGCTCCGTGTCAGCTCTCCATCTTGCTTCTAAAGAATCTAGCCGACTTAACTTATATTCTAAAATTGCTTGCTCCTCTGCCTCAACGTCAAACTACAAATAAATGATGCGATTAATGTTGTAGAAGAACCGATGGTGTACAATATACATACTTCTTCTAAACTGATCGGTCCTGCTACTAAATAAAGCTGCTCTATAACTATAACCCACGAGGCTGTTCTTATTTGACGAACAGGTACTTGCAACCTAACTTTACCGATAAATCCTgcttttatttcaattggTAAACCAATGTGACGCAATGCCTCCCTCTTTAATGGAAGATTTTCTAACTCAGCTTCCCCTGTTAAAAGAAAACATATCTGTAAATGTGATTCTTACAATGTCAAAAACAATGAACAATTTACTTCgtcaaattacaaatataaatcATGAATTTCCAATTGTTAAAACTTATTACAACAATGGGATGAAAAAGCAAACGTTGTCAGTAATatgtttcaatgaaaattcatgAACAGAAAATCATGAGAAAACATAACCTCACCTGACAATAAAGCAATACTCAATTGATCTGTGTTTAAATTTTCGACATACTTTCCTAGGTAATTATTTAGCACCCAGGCAACGAGTCCTTCcaacattttgaaatattcaaatgtTTCTTAACAACTATTATAAACAAACTTTCATGTACGGAAGTAGGCATAAATAACCTCCATTAGGTTATAATTTTCGAGTTTCGTACGATTTTTCGAAACTCACGATATAACAGCATTTCTATGCCATATCGTTAGCGAAGTACGAttcttcttaattaataacatagttttttattttcggACAATAGCGCATTTATtgcgaaaactttgaaatatcttaTTAATACTGAGAGTCATATCCATACAACACTCATCGATCGTATACCAGTTCTCGGAACGTCCAACTATTTCGACATCGTTGATGGAACTTTGAAACTTACTACGattacttctttttttgtatGTCGTCACGTGTATTATTATCTTACTgcttaaaaaattattcaattgtaatctttaaaaattatgaattataataataaaaattagacGTCTATTTAtctatgtttaattatttaaagaagaacaagaaatttctttcattattcATGCAATTTGTATTCATCTATACACATTTAAAATAACTATGACTATATCCTAATGGATGATTCAATATAGCACAATAGTCATTCAAATTTCTTTTGTCCatttattatacattaattataaaaacatCCTTGAAAATGAACTATTAATGTGCAAATACACTTCGTGCGATACTTGGATTCTTTTCGTTTGCTTGtgtttctatttatttaataaatacaaaggttttattttaaacgtaTGCGCATAGTGTAGATGCACTCTGTTGGGATACAATTTTGAATTTACATAGATCCAGATAACGGCATAACGTATGTGCGTATTCCACTGAGAAAACATACGTACGGTGTGATTCGACTGTTACTTTTATTCAGACTTCGCTTTCGTGTCCTCTTTGTAATGAAGGAACACGAGTGAGAAGAGAAACACACCGCCCATCATTGAAAACGCGCTTATGTAATAGGGGAACGCGCTAGGGATAAAGCGTTCGTATTGAGTGTGTTGCAAAGGACGGACAGACACCTGCGTTGTGCTGTACAAATGCGTTAAACCGATACGGGTATAGTCGACTTTGAATTGGTAGACCCCGTAGACATCGGGGATCTTAAATCTAGCTTCGTACCGGCCGTTGCCTACGGGTTTCATCGTCATGCGGATGAATGGATCGATGCGAACGAATTCCAATTGTAGGTCGTTCGTTTCGTAGGGAACCCAATGATCGCCTGACAGCTTCTGCACCTCGATAGAATAAACAACGTCGTCCATGATAGTGTACGCTGCTGGAGGTTCGGATTCTCCCACTCTGTGATGATGAACCGATGCAACTCGTATCACACCATTCTCCTTGAAGACCCAACGGGCAATCATGGTTGCCACAGCCTCGTTTCCAGATTTCTCGTATTTCTTCCCATCTACAGCATTAATTAAACTTATAATATGtgtattttaaagaaatagtCTGTTCATTTCTTCCGCTTACCTTGAGCTTTCTGAATGGGACTAGTGAATGCTTCATCGCTGAAGAAGTACAAGGAACCAGAAAATACAACTCTTGCGTTGTTTCTGGCTTGGAGAGCTGCGATTAACAGCGTGTTTTTACCAACTGCGTGAGGATATTCTTTGATAGGATTTTGTGGATTGTAAGAATACGCAGAGCTGGATGCTGTTAACAAACGTAAGATCAATGGATTCTCTACATCTGCGATCAGTCCAGTTCCTTGGTAAAGTAGAGGCTGGATACTTTTGCTTCCAACGATAACTGGAGCATCGATTAAGTTGGCAGAATCTGCTACTATTTTTGTATGATATCCATTATCGGAGACGTCATAGTTCAAGTGATCTATTACTGCAGAACCTTCCTCGTCGATTTCAAAGCCACATTCGGATGCTAACTCGTGTAATGCGTCGCCGGATTGAGAGGAACCAGCGACCAATACGTTACCACCGCCATCGATGAAGTCGGTTATTGCCTCTACGCTTAAGGCTCCACCAAATTCCTCCACAGATGGagcaaatattattaaatgtttgtACAAATACTCGCCGTACTTGGCGAGTTGTAAATTAGCATCGTCGGCTAATTTATATGTTAATGTATATCCGCTATCTGCAAACAGTTATAATTAATACCATAAccttaaatattttacaactttCATTGAATgttgtatacatataatatctATAGTACATGAAATATATGAACATAGTATTACTGTAATGagagaaagaaatgttaaGTGGTTGTCACTGAACTATTATTGATAATTATATCACTGAAAATAGAGGAATGTTTACCTACCCTGTAATGTCTTAAAAAATATGGAATGTGTTTCTTTTATTGCTAAATTGTCAAGTAAAACCAGCGATGGTCCTCCGGCATatacaatttcaaatattgCAAGAAAATAGAGCAATTTATTCATAATCTTCATTCTGTATCATAGGTGAAACTTTGCCACGAGACACACCGGTTCCACTATCTTGAAGTGGACGCACCATATACAACACGTAACCAAACGGAAACCAGCAGCTGTACGGAAGTGACATGTTTTACAACTGTGAAAATCAAATTTACTATATGCAACCGGCAATATTATGGAAAACCGAATTTTAATCAATGATACGtttaaattgtaatatttaataatatattttgtatactactttattatttattatgtacatatatacatgGTAATTCAAACAAATTACTTTACtgacagtccctagaaaaatccctagaaaCGAGAACACAATTTGAGGTTATGCTTTATTTGAATCCCTAGGAACGAGAATACAATTTGAGGTTATGCTTTATTTGTTGATTGAGATGTTAAAACAGGAATAAACGTAAATACGCCCACTAGTCGATTAATTAATCTGTTATCTTGTTATATAAACTATTTAGCGAAATGTCATCCAAAACAGAGGTTACGTtagaacatttttatatatttaacacAACTTATGCAAAAAAAGAAGGAGAGGTACGTTAAAATGTATACGatgtataatgtaaataaattattacatacCTTTGTTTATAcaggaggaaaagaaaatactttattattatccTGAAAGAGATTTGGATGTCCAGATTAAGAACATAGGGCTTAGTGAagcaattattaaatttgctCAGTACGTATAATTTTATTGGATTCTTATAAAACAGTTTTATAAACCTCACATTTAAATCGTTAGGTCTTTTAATCCTGGGCAACCTTGTGACTACTGTCACACACATAAAACCCGTCAAGTATACTATCAACCAGAACCAAATTTTTGGATGGTAATGGTaagttttttttattgtaattaaaattcaagcaTTCTTAAAAGAGATAAACATGTGATAGAATTTTATTCACAGATTGTTGGAGTACCATATATATGTAAAGAAAAAGATGGTAATAAATATACAGAATACCAGAATGATGAAGTTTCAAGCAGTATTTGTCAGTCTATATTGAAACAAGCATATGTTATGTTCAGACTGTTCATGGGTTCTTTTGACACAATTATTAACGAACCTGAATGTGGGGGCATAACGTTATTAAAACATACCcttgaacatttttattccaGGGTAAATATATGTGTGTCCTTAAACGCATAAGTTTTAACATCTTTTCTTTAAGTTGTGTATTTTCCACAGTATTTATTATCTCTGAAGTTAAATAACAGTGATATTTTGGATATTTTCCAAGGCTTACAATTTTTACCTCTTGATAAAATAACATTCCTAAGAGTTCAGTGCTTCATGAACCTTGTAGAAGCTATGTTTTCTCAAGTGAAGTATACAGCATTCCTTTATAACGATCAAGTTGTGTGGTTGGTACtataacaattattatattaatatgctttataataataaagcaTATGTGACTCTGTGTAATTGTTTAGGAGCGGTTTAGAACCTGAAGATATGCAAGTagtctataattatttagtAAGTACACTTTTACCAGCTCATCTTGAGAAAGAATTACATGGAGGTTCAATGCCTAGGAATTCACCTTCGCCATTTACTACTTCACATTATGGAAAGTCAGTATATACATTTCTCCATACACGAGAAAcataataaatactaattactTATATTTGATAGATTTGTCACTGGTCCATCTAATATTAATGAGCCAAATTTGATTGGAAAATCTCCCAcagtatttataaattattccacGAAACCTGTCTCTTTATATCTAGTAGTTTACAGAGCGCTAAGTGCGACAATTTGTCTCTTCGTTGACAGTAAGtactctttttcttttaaacaatcATTAATCTCGAATTTTTATAGGGTATGTAAAAGTGAAGTATTTATTTTGCAGGTAAAACAAGTTTAATGATTGATTTCTTTAAAAGTCTTGATAATTTTCTTGGTCCACAATTGACTACGCTTGTCAGTTCAGTTGCAGAACAATGTGCTAAACATGTCACGGTTACCCCAGAATCTTgcacaaaatatttatattttaataaactcaATCTAGCATATAAAAGTACGATACATTTAGATAATAGACGATGCAATAATGTACTCACGACACCTGAAGTGTTGAGGGTTATCAATGATATATATAGTGATACAAATAAGTAAGTACATATTTAAGTAATCACTTTGCTTTCAATCTAAATCCTTAAATCCTAATCTTATTTTAGATTAAAAGAGGCTGGtgaaattgttataaaaactATGAGCGACTATTGGGTTATTggaaaattatcaaacttgaGAGAATTTTTTGTAGTTATTCAACAAAAAAGTGCGAGCATAATCGAAATAGAAGGTACGTATACATAATTTCCATTTACTTTATTACAGTTCCAAActatacatgtatgtacaaatatttatttcagatGAA containing:
- the LOC114878012 gene encoding dolichyl-diphosphooligosaccharide--protein glycosyltransferase 48 kDa subunit, yielding MKIMNKLLYFLAIFEIVYAGGPSLVLLDNLAIKETHSIFFKTLQDSGYTLTYKLADDANLQLAKYGEYLYKHLIIFAPSVEEFGGALSVEAITDFIDGGGNVLVAGSSQSGDALHELASECGFEIDEEGSAVIDHLNYDVSDNGYHTKIVADSANLIDAPVIVGSKSIQPLLYQGTGLIADVENPLILRLLTASSSAYSYNPQNPIKEYPHAVGKNTLLIAALQARNNARVVFSGSLYFFSDEAFTSPIQKAQDGKKYEKSGNEAVATMIARWVFKENGVIRVASVHHHRVGESEPPAAYTIMDDVVYSIEVQKLSGDHWVPYETNDLQLEFVRIDPFIRMTMKPVGNGRYEARFKIPDVYGVYQFKVDYTRIGLTHLYSTTQVSVRPLQHTQYERFIPSAFPYYISAFSMMGGVFLFSLVFLHYKEDTKAKSE
- the LOC114878011 gene encoding vacuolar fusion protein CCZ1 homolog: MSSKTEVTLEHFYIFNTTYAKKEGEEEKKILYYYPERDLDVQIKNIGLSEAIIKFAQSFNPGQPCDYCHTHKTRQVYYQPEPNFWMVMIVGVPYICKEKDGNKYTEYQNDEVSSSICQSILKQAYVMFRLFMGSFDTIINEPECGGITLLKHTLEHFYSRYLLSLKLNNSDILDIFQGLQFLPLDKITFLRVQCFMNLVEAMFSQVKYTAFLYNDQVVWSGLEPEDMQVVYNYLVSTLLPAHLEKELHGGSMPRNSPSPFTTSHYGKFVTGPSNINEPNLIGKSPTVFINYSTKPVSLYLVVYRALSATICLFVDSKTSLMIDFFKSLDNFLGPQLTTLVSSVAEQCAKHVTVTPESCTKYLYFNKLNLAYKSTIHLDNRRCNNVLTTPEVLRVINDIYSDTNKLKEAGEIVIKTMSDYWVIGKLSNLREFFVVIQQKSASIIEIEDEVKRLCEKQLKSIFFH